Proteins co-encoded in one Bacillus infantis NRRL B-14911 genomic window:
- a CDS encoding glycosyltransferase family 4 protein, whose amino-acid sequence MKILMICTEKLPVPPVLGGAIQTYISGVLPHIGKHHDITVLGISDPSLPDQETLDGIDYVRVPGKLFDLYRDGVVGYIEKNQFDLIHVFNRPRLILPVRKAAPQAKITLSMHNDMFGPDKIAPEEAAAALEEISNIVTVSNYIGNVIKDLYPQAAPKLQTIYSGVDTQRFLPGNHPKMQKIRNELRNAHGLENKTVLLFAGRLSNNKGVDRLVRALPQLSQKFKDLALVIVGSNWFSQNHVTDYVAYVRALASKLPIPVVTTGFVAPSEIHNWFAAADMFVCTSQWQEPLARVHYEAMAAGLPIVTTARGGNPEVILPGENGLIVENPEDPDCFTEKISNILSSKPLMKKMGQKGRELAVSQYEWPRVASELLGIWERTKFTTYGAAPEAGTIPVVQETPSNTSVREITNSAQDRNEAAPLTEKTSFEDKKERKKPLKEMPVKQKQKKPSPESMDSAKSKRSSRELLKLLQDESMKKEKHDSIYKLIRNKKDNISEVNMKETVNDAVSSVNSKAGKVNSEQPHTKETTKNDRLRGIVREWIRESAKTTLDRLKEEQTKKERSTNRK is encoded by the coding sequence ATGAAAATATTAATGATCTGTACGGAGAAACTTCCTGTTCCTCCAGTTCTGGGCGGGGCAATACAAACCTATATCTCCGGAGTCCTTCCTCATATAGGAAAACATCATGATATTACTGTCCTTGGAATCAGCGATCCTTCCCTTCCCGATCAGGAAACACTGGACGGCATTGATTATGTGCGGGTTCCCGGCAAATTATTTGACCTTTATCGTGACGGAGTAGTTGGCTATATAGAAAAAAATCAATTTGACCTGATCCACGTCTTTAACAGGCCCCGCCTGATCCTTCCCGTTCGAAAAGCGGCCCCTCAGGCTAAAATTACCTTGAGCATGCATAATGATATGTTCGGTCCTGATAAAATAGCCCCCGAAGAAGCTGCGGCAGCACTAGAAGAGATTTCAAATATTGTTACGGTCAGCAATTATATCGGAAATGTGATTAAGGATCTTTATCCTCAGGCTGCGCCAAAGCTGCAAACGATTTATTCAGGAGTAGATACCCAGCGCTTCCTGCCGGGAAATCATCCAAAAATGCAGAAAATCCGAAACGAACTCAGAAATGCTCATGGGCTTGAAAACAAAACCGTTCTTTTATTTGCCGGGCGGCTCAGCAACAACAAAGGTGTTGACAGGCTGGTCAGGGCGCTGCCACAACTTTCACAAAAATTTAAGGATCTGGCTTTAGTTATTGTCGGCAGCAATTGGTTCAGCCAAAACCATGTCACAGATTATGTCGCCTATGTCAGGGCATTGGCAAGTAAACTCCCGATACCTGTTGTGACAACAGGTTTTGTCGCACCGAGCGAAATTCATAATTGGTTTGCAGCCGCAGACATGTTCGTCTGTACTTCTCAATGGCAGGAGCCGCTTGCGCGGGTTCATTATGAAGCGATGGCTGCTGGCCTTCCTATTGTCACTACCGCACGGGGAGGCAATCCGGAAGTTATATTACCAGGTGAAAATGGCTTGATTGTTGAAAATCCTGAAGATCCTGACTGTTTTACAGAAAAAATTTCTAATATTCTTTCCAGCAAACCATTGATGAAGAAAATGGGGCAAAAAGGGAGAGAATTGGCAGTATCTCAATATGAATGGCCGAGGGTCGCCTCTGAGCTGCTTGGCATCTGGGAGAGAACAAAATTTACGACTTATGGTGCAGCACCAGAAGCAGGGACAATTCCGGTGGTTCAGGAAACTCCATCCAATACCTCAGTCAGGGAAATCACAAATTCTGCCCAAGATCGTAACGAAGCTGCACCCCTGACTGAGAAGACTTCCTTTGAAGATAAAAAAGAAAGGAAAAAACCTCTTAAAGAAATGCCGGTAAAACAGAAGCAGAAAAAACCCAGCCCTGAAAGTATGGATTCTGCCAAGAGTAAGCGAAGCAGCAGAGAACTGCTTAAGCTATTGCAGGATGAATCTATGAAAAAGGAAAAACATGATTCAATTTACAAACTAATAAGGAACAAAAAAGACAATATTTCAGAGGTGAACATGAAAGAGACAGTCAATGATGCCGTCTCCTCCGTAAATTCAAAAGCAGGCAAAGTAAATTCTGAACAGCCACATACAAAAGAGACAACAAAAAACGATAGGCTTAGGGGTATTGTCAGAGAATGGATCAGGGAATCCGCAAAAACGACCCTGGACCGTCTCAAGGAAGAACAAACAAAAAAAGAAAGAAGTACTAATCGAAAGTAA
- a CDS encoding Cof-type HAD-IIB family hydrolase — MSYKIIFFDVDGTITHHEDGSISDKMKETIFKLKEQGIKVAAATGRPLSLCREIEELGIDTFVTANGGYVKHRDQVIHKVTLDPQVIRDVAAFSLAENHGLSYFTEEFSTNGVQSEEILKTLKETLAFTDYPPFYENIHEQEVYLMCLYANEEMMEKYIRAFPDLSFQRWHPFIANVLQKEVSKSLAIMKVLEFFEIEPSEMVAFGDGNNDIDMLELAGLGIAMGNGTDELKAISDFVTRKSSEDGIGYALKKFGMLE; from the coding sequence ATGAGCTATAAAATTATATTTTTCGATGTGGATGGGACAATCACCCATCATGAAGACGGAAGCATTTCAGATAAGATGAAGGAAACGATATTTAAGCTGAAAGAGCAAGGGATCAAGGTTGCTGCTGCGACCGGCAGGCCCTTGTCATTGTGCAGGGAGATTGAGGAGCTTGGCATTGATACATTTGTGACTGCAAACGGCGGATATGTTAAGCACCGTGATCAGGTCATCCATAAGGTAACGCTTGATCCGCAGGTCATCCGCGATGTGGCTGCCTTTTCCCTAGCAGAAAACCATGGTTTATCCTACTTTACGGAAGAATTCAGCACCAATGGCGTACAAAGCGAAGAAATTCTAAAGACACTGAAGGAGACGCTGGCCTTCACAGATTATCCTCCCTTCTATGAAAATATCCATGAACAGGAAGTCTATTTAATGTGCCTGTATGCAAACGAAGAAATGATGGAAAAATACATTCGCGCTTTCCCCGATCTTTCTTTTCAAAGATGGCATCCGTTTATAGCAAATGTGCTCCAGAAGGAAGTTTCCAAGTCTTTAGCCATCATGAAAGTGCTTGAATTCTTTGAGATTGAGCCATCAGAGATGGTTGCTTTCGGAGATGGAAACAATGATATCGATATGCTTGAACTGGCCGGTCTCGGGATAGCAATGGGGAATGGAACTGATGAGCTAAAAGCCATTTCTGATTTTGTCACCCGCAAATCCAGTGAGGATGGCATCGGATACGCTTTAAAAAAATTTGGGATGCTGGAGTGA
- a CDS encoding DUF5316 family protein, with product MKYLLIGIFISILGVIASLLLEILEYAHLVTGALGLLFLGISILISGIIMGPHRYKADLHVEEPPEQRKKRRRTAAASILIGLPNIAVALLLYMAR from the coding sequence TTGAAATATTTATTGATAGGGATTTTCATATCCATCCTTGGTGTTATAGCTTCGTTATTATTAGAGATTTTGGAATATGCCCATTTGGTGACCGGAGCCCTTGGACTGCTCTTCCTGGGAATATCCATTCTTATTTCAGGCATCATTATGGGACCCCATAGGTACAAAGCTGATTTGCATGTGGAAGAACCTCCGGAGCAGAGAAAAAAGCGCAGAAGAACAGCGGCTGCCTCTATTTTAATAGGACTTCCGAATATTGCGGTTGCTTTGCTTCTTTATATGGCCAGATGA
- a CDS encoding GNAT family N-acetyltransferase, translated as MEIREARYEDIPELTELIEQLGYPVSIERMADRFKKIQTLADHYTLAAVSKDSLMGMIGFHTGYLYTQDSLYARVTALVIHKDFRGSGIGKMLLAKMEEKAVKLGAGGIVLNSGNREEREIAHQFYLSAGYAAKSTGYVKSL; from the coding sequence ATGGAAATCAGGGAGGCCAGATATGAAGATATTCCGGAGCTGACTGAACTAATAGAGCAGCTCGGCTATCCAGTATCGATCGAAAGGATGGCAGATCGATTTAAGAAGATTCAAACACTTGCTGATCATTATACTTTAGCTGCAGTATCGAAAGACAGCTTAATGGGAATGATTGGCTTTCACACAGGCTATCTGTATACCCAGGACAGTCTGTATGCACGAGTGACTGCGCTAGTCATACACAAAGATTTCCGCGGGTCAGGCATAGGTAAAATGCTCCTGGCTAAGATGGAGGAAAAGGCCGTCAAGCTTGGCGCAGGAGGAATTGTGCTGAACAGCGGCAACCGCGAAGAACGTGAAATAGCGCATCAGTTTTATTTAAGCGCAGGTTATGCGGCCAAAAGCACAGGCTATGTAAAAAGCTTATAG
- a CDS encoding HIT family protein, whose product MDDCLGCRLAHKSEPVFIIYENNLISCILDHDPFGEGHVLILPKKHAEELTDLDEESAVAVFRAAQHLSTVIKRLYKPDGITLCQKRGIFNDLNHFHLHVIPRRQRQPFAAFFAEDAVLGNEETKRRLPLTQRELASALMLIQKES is encoded by the coding sequence ATGGATGATTGTCTTGGATGCCGGCTGGCACACAAGAGTGAGCCGGTTTTTATAATATATGAAAACAACCTGATTTCCTGTATCTTGGATCATGATCCATTCGGGGAGGGGCATGTTCTGATTCTGCCCAAAAAGCATGCAGAAGAATTGACTGATCTGGATGAAGAATCAGCCGTGGCTGTTTTTCGAGCTGCCCAGCATTTGTCAACAGTGATAAAGCGGCTCTATAAACCTGACGGTATTACTCTTTGCCAAAAAAGAGGAATCTTCAATGACCTGAACCATTTTCACCTTCATGTGATTCCTAGAAGACAGCGGCAACCTTTCGCAGCTTTTTTTGCGGAAGATGCAGTATTGGGAAATGAAGAGACAAAAAGGAGATTACCATTGACACAGAGGGAACTTGCCTCAGCTCTAATGTTAATCCAAAAAGAAAGTTAA
- the galU gene encoding UTP--glucose-1-phosphate uridylyltransferase GalU, producing the protein MKIRKAIIPAAGLGTRFLPATKALPKEMLPIVDKPAIQYIVEEAVLSGIEDIIIISGRSKRSIEDHFDKSYELEETLYKKNKQSLLKEVQKISQLANIHYIRQKEPKGLGDAIYCARSFVNNEPFAVLLGDDIVKSRIPCLRQLIEVFDLHHCSVAGVQQVAEEDVSKYGIIKPINRNLEQDVFNIEALVEKPKKKLAPSRLAIMGRYILTPGIFSILKDLPPGSGGEIQLTDALNILNKSETVLACGFQGQRYDIGTKAGFIRATIDFALEREDLKAEISSYLRKLALEDQSH; encoded by the coding sequence GTGAAAATTAGAAAAGCAATCATACCGGCTGCCGGACTTGGAACAAGATTCCTCCCTGCAACAAAAGCATTGCCAAAGGAAATGCTTCCGATCGTGGACAAACCGGCCATCCAATATATTGTCGAAGAAGCGGTGCTGTCAGGAATAGAGGATATTATTATCATCAGCGGACGGAGCAAGCGTTCAATTGAAGACCATTTTGATAAGTCCTATGAGCTTGAAGAAACCCTTTATAAAAAAAACAAGCAAAGCCTGTTAAAAGAGGTCCAAAAAATATCCCAGCTGGCCAATATTCATTATATCCGCCAAAAAGAACCGAAAGGACTCGGCGATGCTATCTACTGTGCAAGAAGTTTTGTTAACAACGAACCGTTTGCTGTCCTCCTCGGTGATGATATTGTCAAATCCAGGATACCCTGCCTGCGGCAGCTTATAGAAGTTTTTGACCTCCATCATTGTTCTGTTGCAGGAGTACAGCAGGTAGCTGAAGAGGATGTGTCAAAATATGGAATCATCAAACCGATAAACAGAAATTTAGAGCAAGATGTGTTCAATATAGAAGCATTGGTAGAAAAGCCAAAAAAGAAATTGGCTCCTTCCAGGCTGGCTATTATGGGCCGATATATTTTAACGCCAGGAATTTTCAGCATTCTTAAAGATTTACCGCCAGGCTCTGGCGGGGAAATTCAGCTGACAGATGCACTGAACATTTTAAATAAATCAGAAACAGTCCTAGCCTGCGGCTTCCAGGGGCAGCGATATGATATCGGAACAAAGGCAGGCTTTATCAGGGCAACGATCGATTTTGCGTTAGAGCGGGAAGATCTGAAAGCAGAGATTTCAAGCTATCTCAGAAAGCTTGCCCTCGAAGATCAATCACATTAG
- a CDS encoding CotS family spore coat protein, translating into MHEFFVPEYINELAAEVLKSYDLSVQSITVVTTKPDKGGAIWKLETGSGPKSLKLLHRRPTRSLFSLGAQEYLVDVQDARVPPIYKTKEGHNYVEAGGKLWFAAEWIEPLAPVTKDLEGARQLCYALGEFHRLSKGYTPPPSAEIASRVLKWPKSYQKVLNKMDWLRNIAAAYKEMPASESLKNAVGHFEEQAKQGIEKLKSSAYGDLAAHGNEFWGLVHQDYGWSNGQMGSGGMWIIDLDGVAYDLPIRDLRKLITGSMADLYRWDITWVREMIKAYHEAYPISPELYDLLLIDLSMPNEFYKNLKEAVYEPELFLNEQTTQLIQTILDTDQTKWPVLEEIQNDWKGAQSL; encoded by the coding sequence ATGCATGAATTTTTTGTTCCAGAATATATTAACGAGCTTGCTGCCGAAGTTCTCAAATCCTACGACCTTTCCGTTCAGAGCATTACGGTGGTCACAACGAAGCCGGATAAAGGCGGAGCCATATGGAAGCTTGAAACCGGCTCTGGCCCGAAAAGCTTAAAGCTTTTGCACCGAAGACCCACAAGGAGCCTTTTCAGCCTCGGAGCCCAGGAGTACTTGGTTGATGTCCAGGATGCCAGGGTCCCGCCCATCTATAAAACAAAGGAAGGGCATAACTATGTTGAAGCAGGAGGAAAGCTCTGGTTTGCAGCTGAGTGGATAGAGCCCCTGGCGCCTGTTACCAAGGATTTGGAGGGTGCGAGGCAGCTTTGCTATGCACTTGGAGAGTTCCATCGCTTAAGTAAGGGATATACACCCCCTCCATCTGCTGAAATTGCTTCAAGAGTTTTAAAATGGCCGAAAAGCTACCAGAAAGTCCTCAACAAAATGGACTGGCTCCGAAATATAGCTGCTGCTTATAAAGAAATGCCGGCAAGCGAAAGTTTAAAAAACGCAGTCGGCCATTTTGAAGAACAGGCTAAGCAGGGAATAGAAAAACTAAAATCTTCAGCTTATGGCGATCTTGCAGCACATGGGAATGAGTTCTGGGGACTCGTGCATCAGGACTACGGCTGGTCTAATGGCCAAATGGGTTCTGGGGGGATGTGGATTATTGATCTTGACGGAGTTGCGTATGATTTGCCAATCCGCGATTTAAGAAAACTAATAACAGGTTCAATGGCAGATTTGTACAGATGGGATATTACTTGGGTAAGGGAAATGATCAAAGCCTATCACGAAGCATACCCAATATCTCCTGAACTATATGACCTGTTATTGATAGATCTTTCCATGCCTAATGAATTTTATAAGAATTTAAAGGAAGCAGTATATGAACCTGAATTATTCCTGAATGAACAAACAACACAGCTAATACAGACAATCCTGGACACAGACCAGACGAAATGGCCTGTGCTGGAGGAAATTCAAAATGACTGGAAGGGAGCCCAATCACTATGA
- a CDS encoding UDP-glucose dehydrogenase family protein translates to MNIGVIGAGYVGITTSVAFAKYGHKVFVMDQDPTKISMMKQNRLPFYEDGLENEFQQLQLNGNLLFTGDLEECIRKSDYIFIAVGTPSSPQGEADLSYVEAAARSIGGLLNDYKIIVIKSTVPVGTGDHIKKIIGSAIAEKDKKIPFDLVSNPEFLREGKALEDALHPERIVIGCEPGPCQKAMERLYKDVSSTILFTSVRDAEMIKYASNAFLAAKISFINELARLCEKTGANINEVAKGMGLDSRIGPQFLRAGIGYGGSCFPKDLKALLAMASEKKTPMDILTAVSNVNDTQAEWFLEKVTDALGPLEGKQIALLGLTFKPQTDDIREASSLRIIDFLLHKKAIITAFDPKGTENMKKIYPDILYASSPLAAVKNAEAILVVTEWNEIVEMDWEKAKVLASGSHLFDGRNALDPSAMKRAGFIYKGVGISSF, encoded by the coding sequence ATGAATATAGGAGTAATTGGAGCCGGCTATGTCGGAATTACGACAAGTGTGGCATTTGCCAAATACGGCCACAAAGTGTTCGTAATGGATCAGGATCCCACAAAAATCAGCATGATGAAGCAGAATAGACTTCCCTTTTATGAAGATGGGTTAGAAAACGAGTTCCAGCAGCTTCAGCTAAATGGGAATCTACTATTCACAGGTGATTTAGAAGAATGTATAAGGAAAAGTGATTATATTTTTATTGCAGTCGGCACACCATCGTCGCCTCAAGGAGAAGCCGATTTATCCTATGTGGAGGCTGCTGCCAGGTCGATTGGGGGACTTCTGAACGATTATAAAATTATTGTCATTAAGAGTACCGTTCCTGTAGGCACCGGTGACCATATCAAAAAAATAATAGGGAGTGCGATTGCAGAAAAAGATAAAAAAATTCCTTTTGACCTTGTCTCAAATCCTGAGTTCCTGAGAGAGGGGAAGGCTTTAGAGGATGCCCTCCATCCTGAAAGAATAGTAATAGGATGCGAGCCGGGCCCATGCCAAAAAGCAATGGAAAGATTATATAAAGATGTTTCCTCAACTATTTTATTTACATCAGTAAGAGACGCGGAAATGATTAAATATGCTTCGAACGCGTTTTTAGCTGCAAAAATATCCTTTATCAATGAACTGGCACGGCTATGCGAAAAAACAGGGGCAAACATTAATGAGGTCGCAAAAGGAATGGGTCTTGACAGCCGGATTGGCCCGCAGTTTCTTAGAGCGGGGATAGGATACGGTGGTTCCTGCTTTCCAAAGGACTTAAAGGCTTTGCTTGCCATGGCCTCGGAAAAGAAAACCCCTATGGATATTCTTACGGCTGTTTCAAATGTTAACGATACCCAGGCTGAATGGTTCCTGGAAAAGGTTACAGATGCTCTTGGACCATTAGAAGGGAAACAAATCGCTCTGCTCGGCCTCACTTTTAAACCTCAAACTGATGACATCAGGGAAGCATCCTCGCTTAGAATAATAGATTTCCTCCTGCATAAGAAAGCTATCATAACAGCTTTTGATCCAAAAGGAACAGAAAATATGAAAAAAATCTATCCTGATATTCTTTATGCCTCTTCGCCTTTAGCAGCAGTGAAAAACGCAGAAGCGATTCTGGTTGTTACCGAGTGGAACGAAATAGTAGAAATGGATTGGGAAAAGGCGAAAGTGCTTGCGTCAGGAAGCCATTTATTTGATGGACGCAATGCCCTGGACCCTTCAGCTATGAAAAGAGCGGGTTTTATTTATAAAGGGGTCGGCATAAGTTCATTTTAA
- a CDS encoding aminoglycoside phosphotransferase family protein, whose amino-acid sequence MEYMQKYIDRFQICVKQISNVPESFSSTVYKLVLNGGQTIYLKIPFSREKLERELEMLQLLRGHVPVPAVLDHWEGDEKMAGALLLEGIEGEPCTRSMDGDLAFKIGRHHAMLHNAPLPKAYSCFDPKAWREMVRETFEHFGLHASKVLPDSLLEMSQKHFYKSLQELPAPDGPCIIHMDFRPGNILVKDNNVAGIIDFESARSGSPEMDFSKINRDVWERHEGSRQAYTEGYETISPMIDLESILPFYKFFDAFCSVGWGQKRGAEKHREFMRENELLLASMF is encoded by the coding sequence ATGGAATATATGCAGAAATATATTGACCGATTTCAAATATGTGTAAAGCAAATCAGCAATGTTCCCGAGTCTTTCAGTTCAACTGTGTACAAATTAGTACTTAATGGAGGACAGACGATATATTTGAAAATTCCATTTTCCAGGGAGAAGCTTGAAAGAGAACTGGAAATGCTCCAATTATTAAGAGGACATGTCCCGGTGCCTGCTGTCCTTGATCATTGGGAAGGGGATGAAAAAATGGCAGGTGCACTGCTGCTTGAAGGAATCGAAGGCGAACCATGCACCCGGAGTATGGACGGGGATCTTGCCTTCAAGATTGGCAGGCACCATGCAATGCTGCATAATGCGCCGCTTCCTAAGGCATATTCCTGCTTTGATCCTAAGGCGTGGAGAGAAATGGTCAGAGAGACATTCGAACATTTCGGCCTGCATGCCTCCAAGGTGCTTCCTGATAGTCTGCTTGAAATGTCTCAGAAGCATTTTTATAAAAGTTTGCAGGAACTTCCCGCCCCTGATGGCCCTTGTATCATCCACATGGATTTCAGGCCGGGAAATATTCTGGTGAAAGACAATAATGTGGCAGGTATCATCGATTTTGAAAGTGCCCGTTCCGGATCTCCTGAAATGGACTTTTCTAAGATAAACCGGGATGTCTGGGAACGTCATGAAGGTTCCAGGCAGGCTTATACAGAAGGCTATGAAACCATAAGTCCCATGATTGATCTGGAAAGCATCCTTCCTTTTTATAAGTTCTTTGATGCATTTTGTTCTGTCGGCTGGGGGCAGAAGAGGGGGGCAGAGAAGCATAGGGAATTTATGAGAGAGAATGAGCTGCTGCTTGCGTCGATGTTTTGA
- a CDS encoding NAD-dependent epimerase/dehydratase family protein — translation MHQKKNPIFITGCAGFIGFHLSKKLLEKGLPVLGLDTINDYYDQDLKYSRLQLLNNYSGFYFTKGSLEDQRLLESLFTQHEPRIVVHLAAQAGVRYSLLNPHAYIQSNVTGFMNILECCRKYKIDHLLYASSSSVYGNNKTIPFSVEDRTDEPVSLYAATKKANELMAYTYSHLYKVPATGLRFFTVYGPWGRPDMAYFRFAEKIVKKEPIEVYNYGNMKRDFTYVDDVTESIWRLMERRPEKSLPFSIYNIGNSQPVELKEFIRVLEDKLGIPAIKIFKPMQPGDVQETYAKVDDLEKLINYKPVTTIDEGLEKFADWFKEFYHIVPDSKNPRL, via the coding sequence GTGCATCAGAAGAAAAATCCTATTTTTATTACTGGCTGTGCAGGATTCATTGGCTTTCATTTATCAAAAAAGCTGCTCGAAAAAGGCCTCCCCGTACTTGGCCTGGACACTATAAATGACTATTATGATCAGGATCTGAAATATTCAAGACTCCAATTATTAAATAACTATTCTGGTTTTTATTTTACAAAAGGATCACTTGAAGACCAAAGGCTGCTTGAATCTCTTTTTACACAGCATGAGCCTCGAATCGTCGTTCACCTCGCAGCCCAGGCGGGCGTCCGCTACAGTCTGTTAAATCCACATGCCTATATCCAATCAAATGTGACTGGATTTATGAATATATTAGAATGCTGCCGTAAATATAAAATTGACCACCTGCTTTACGCTTCCTCCAGTTCAGTTTATGGAAATAACAAAACCATCCCCTTTTCAGTGGAGGATCGGACAGACGAGCCTGTAAGTTTATATGCAGCGACGAAGAAAGCCAATGAGCTAATGGCATACACATACAGCCATCTATATAAAGTTCCTGCAACCGGCCTCAGGTTTTTTACTGTTTATGGCCCTTGGGGAAGGCCGGATATGGCGTATTTCAGATTTGCCGAGAAAATAGTCAAAAAAGAGCCGATCGAAGTTTACAATTATGGCAATATGAAGAGAGATTTCACCTATGTGGATGATGTAACAGAATCAATTTGGCGGCTGATGGAGAGAAGACCGGAGAAGTCTTTGCCGTTCAGTATTTATAATATTGGCAATAGCCAGCCTGTTGAGCTGAAAGAATTCATCAGGGTTCTTGAAGACAAATTGGGCATCCCGGCAATTAAGATCTTCAAGCCTATGCAGCCGGGGGACGTACAGGAGACGTATGCCAAAGTTGATGATCTGGAGAAACTGATTAACTACAAGCCTGTAACCACCATTGACGAGGGTCTCGAAAAGTTTGCCGATTGGTTTAAAGAATTTTATCATATAGTGCCTGATTCAAAGAACCCTAGATTATAG